A genomic stretch from Myxococcota bacterium includes:
- a CDS encoding TetR/AcrR family transcriptional regulator, with amino-acid sequence MPAASSVPRILDCAEAKFAAGGFGGTTLSSIAKAAGLGNPGLLHHYPSKAALYRAVLEAVGEDLDQRMEAATAGVDGVDERLRALLGVLVTLGRERPTALRLVMQEFLDDTGRLEKATVLPLAGAVRRTLEVIEAGQGAGEVDDGDPLAIVARLHGTLFYGLLGTTVLGRIHVEPGQGWAERLVEAALDGVLVTSPARSGAR; translated from the coding sequence ATGCCCGCAGCGTCGTCGGTTCCCCGCATCCTCGACTGCGCCGAGGCGAAGTTCGCCGCCGGGGGCTTTGGCGGCACGACGCTCTCGTCGATCGCGAAGGCGGCTGGCCTCGGCAATCCCGGGCTCCTCCATCACTACCCCTCCAAGGCGGCGCTCTACCGGGCCGTCCTGGAGGCGGTGGGGGAGGACCTGGATCAGCGGATGGAAGCGGCGACGGCCGGCGTCGACGGTGTCGACGAACGACTCCGCGCCCTCCTCGGCGTCCTGGTCACGCTCGGGCGCGAACGGCCGACCGCGTTGCGCCTCGTCATGCAGGAGTTTCTCGACGACACGGGGCGGCTCGAGAAAGCGACGGTGCTGCCGCTCGCCGGGGCCGTACGTCGCACACTGGAAGTGATCGAAGCGGGCCAGGGCGCGGGCGAAGTCGACGACGGCGACCCTCTGGCAATCGTCGCCCGGCTGCACGGGACCCTCTTCTACGGGCTGCTCGGGACCACCGTGCTCGGACGCATCCACGTCGAGCCCGGGCAGGGCTGGGCCGAGCGATTGGTGGAGGCGGCTCTCGACGGAGTGCTCGTGACGTCTCCGGCGAGGTCCGGGGCCCGCTAG